One part of the Halopenitus persicus genome encodes these proteins:
- a CDS encoding Mut7-C RNAse domain-containing protein: MTGGESSEDRENAGARTDDDGRTTGNDGHTTNSDGCTTGDGDTASDETTGSPTEEDGANRPPRETRFLVDVMCGTVARYLRFCGYDAAYALDRGVEADDRIATIAATEERTLVTRDRELAERVDGALLLESREPADQLTELAATGVDLELADVPTRCGRCNGRLERVSGATTGESDRPGYVPSDVVSWQCRNCGQWFWRGSHWRDVRERLRTARRTAAKNGCGSKNGNATR, encoded by the coding sequence ATGACCGGCGGCGAGTCGAGCGAGGACCGCGAAAACGCCGGAGCGAGGACCGATGACGACGGACGCACGACGGGAAACGATGGACACACCACGAACAGCGACGGATGCACGACGGGGGACGGGGATACGGCGTCGGATGAAACGACCGGATCGCCGACGGAGGAGGACGGCGCGAACCGACCGCCGCGGGAGACGCGGTTCCTGGTCGACGTGATGTGTGGGACGGTCGCCAGATACCTCCGGTTCTGCGGCTACGACGCCGCCTACGCGCTCGACCGGGGCGTCGAGGCCGACGACCGGATCGCGACGATCGCCGCGACCGAGGAACGAACGCTCGTGACCCGTGACCGCGAACTCGCGGAGCGCGTCGACGGAGCGCTGCTCCTCGAAAGTCGGGAGCCGGCTGACCAACTCACGGAACTTGCGGCCACCGGCGTGGACCTCGAGCTCGCGGACGTCCCCACGCGCTGTGGCCGATGCAACGGACGGCTCGAACGCGTGTCGGGGGCGACCACTGGCGAGAGCGATCGGCCGGGATACGTCCCGTCCGACGTCGTGTCCTGGCAGTGCCGGAACTGTGGCCAGTGGTTCTGGAGGGGAAGCCATTGGCGTGACGTCCGAGAGCGGTTGCGAACCGCGCGACGAACCGCGGCGAAAAACGGGTGTGGGTCGAAGAACGGAAACGCTACTCGATGA
- the polX gene encoding DNA polymerase/3'-5' exonuclease PolX, with the protein MSRNDEVASVLEEFADRLEATGVEYKPTAYRRAAENVRDHPTPIEALVEDGAEAVRGIDRVGDAIAAKIVEYVRTGSIEELEELRAELPVEIGALTRVEGVGPKTVGTLYEELGITTLDELAAAAEAGKIREITGFGETTEENIRENVPFARQARERERLGDARPIADAAVTYLADADPVATLEVCGSIRRWRDTIGDVDLLVGSDEHEAVVAAFTDWPEADAVIEAGTNKASVRTDGLRVDLRVVAVAEFGAALQYFTGSRDHNIAVRNRALDRGLKVNEYGVFDVSDVADPDAGQRVGDRIAGETEAGVYAALDMSWVPPELRENTGEVAAAAAGSLPALIEEGDVRGDLHTHTDWSDGDDSIETMVAAAAERGYDYHAVTDHATGPGVFGNAGLDPDDLAEQAKAVDAVREDAPIPVFHGVEANITADGDLATDDGTLASLDLVVASPHAALGTSDDATDRLIRAIEHPEVDVLGHPTGRLINRREGLTVDFERLAEAAVREGVAIEVNANPARLDANGEAVHAAVDAGATVVINTDAHTPREFDHVRYGVHTARRGWAERADVLNARSADGVRSFLEE; encoded by the coding sequence ATGAGTCGCAACGACGAGGTCGCGAGCGTCCTCGAGGAGTTCGCCGACCGGCTCGAGGCGACCGGAGTCGAGTACAAACCCACCGCCTACCGGCGGGCGGCCGAGAACGTCCGGGACCACCCGACGCCGATCGAGGCCCTCGTCGAGGATGGCGCGGAGGCGGTACGGGGGATCGACCGCGTCGGGGACGCGATCGCGGCCAAGATCGTCGAGTACGTTCGGACCGGATCGATCGAGGAACTCGAGGAGCTCCGGGCCGAGTTGCCGGTGGAGATCGGCGCGCTCACCCGGGTCGAAGGGGTCGGCCCGAAGACGGTGGGAACCCTCTACGAGGAGCTCGGGATCACCACCCTCGACGAGCTGGCGGCCGCCGCCGAGGCCGGGAAGATCCGCGAGATCACGGGCTTCGGCGAGACGACCGAGGAGAACATTCGCGAGAACGTCCCGTTCGCCCGGCAGGCACGGGAGCGCGAGCGGCTCGGGGACGCCCGACCGATCGCGGACGCGGCAGTGACGTATCTGGCGGACGCCGACCCGGTCGCGACCCTCGAGGTCTGCGGCTCGATTCGGCGGTGGCGGGACACGATCGGCGACGTCGACCTCCTCGTCGGGAGCGACGAGCACGAGGCAGTCGTCGCGGCGTTCACGGACTGGCCCGAGGCGGACGCGGTCATCGAGGCCGGTACGAACAAGGCGAGCGTCCGGACCGACGGCCTCCGCGTCGACCTCCGCGTGGTCGCCGTCGCGGAGTTCGGCGCCGCACTACAGTACTTCACCGGCTCGCGGGACCACAACATCGCGGTCCGGAACCGCGCGCTCGACCGCGGACTGAAGGTGAACGAGTACGGCGTCTTCGACGTGAGCGACGTCGCGGACCCCGACGCAGGCCAGCGCGTCGGCGACCGGATCGCCGGCGAGACCGAAGCCGGCGTGTACGCGGCGCTGGACATGTCGTGGGTCCCGCCCGAGCTCCGGGAGAACACGGGCGAGGTTGCGGCCGCGGCGGCAGGATCCCTGCCGGCGTTGATCGAGGAGGGCGACGTCCGTGGCGACCTCCACACGCACACCGACTGGTCCGACGGCGACGACTCGATCGAGACGATGGTCGCCGCGGCCGCCGAGCGGGGCTACGACTACCACGCGGTCACCGACCACGCGACCGGCCCCGGAGTCTTCGGCAACGCCGGGCTCGATCCGGACGACCTGGCCGAACAGGCGAAGGCCGTCGACGCGGTTCGGGAGGACGCGCCGATCCCCGTGTTCCACGGGGTCGAGGCCAACATCACCGCGGACGGCGACCTCGCGACCGACGACGGGACGCTCGCGAGCCTCGATCTCGTCGTGGCGTCGCCCCACGCCGCGCTCGGGACGAGCGACGACGCCACCGACCGACTCATCCGGGCGATCGAACACCCCGAGGTCGACGTCCTCGGTCATCCAACCGGTCGGCTCATCAACAGACGCGAGGGGTTAACCGTCGACTTCGAGCGGCTCGCCGAGGCCGCCGTCCGCGAAGGCGTGGCGATCGAGGTGAACGCGAACCCGGCCCGGCTGGACGCGAACGGCGAGGCAGTCCACGCCGCGGTGGATGCCGGGGCGACCGTCGTCATCAACACGGACGCCCACACGCCGCGGGAGTTCGACCACGTCCGGTACGGGGTCCACACCGCCCGACGCGGCTGGGCCGAACGCGCGGACGTGCTCAACGCGCGCTCGGCGGACGGGGTCCGATCGTTCCTCGAGGAATGA
- a CDS encoding aldo/keto reductase: MATREGTWRYRDRFGDAFGRTYFRRFGPGVASSIGIGTYLGDPTDAVDDRYRESIRVALESGVNHVDTASNYRCGRSERVVGEALSEAAVDRESVVVASKAGFVPFDGERPDDPAAYVRETFLETGILSADDLVHGSHAIAPAFIEAMLDRSLDAIGVETIDCYYVHNPETQLAERSPEAVYDALETAFERLERRRLAGDIGGYGVATWDAFRVPPDHDAALSLPAIIERAERAAATVDADAHGFRAVQLPFNVRMADAFTRATQPAPGSDGTDDEATIDGTDEDATSSGGSAENERDETGRWSLLECAHEAGIDVVTSASIGQGSLAEPGAIPEPIADRLAGETPAQRAINFARSAPGVTSALVGARDPDHVRENVAAGTFDPLGANAFDAVFE, encoded by the coding sequence ATGGCAACACGAGAGGGCACCTGGCGCTATCGGGACCGGTTCGGCGACGCCTTCGGTCGGACCTACTTTCGCCGGTTCGGTCCCGGCGTCGCCTCCAGCATCGGGATCGGGACCTACCTCGGCGACCCGACCGACGCGGTCGACGACCGGTACCGCGAGTCGATACGGGTCGCGCTCGAGTCCGGGGTGAACCACGTCGACACCGCGAGCAACTACCGCTGTGGGCGTTCGGAACGGGTCGTCGGCGAGGCCCTGTCCGAGGCCGCCGTCGATCGGGAGTCGGTCGTCGTGGCCTCGAAGGCCGGCTTCGTCCCGTTCGACGGCGAACGTCCCGACGATCCGGCCGCCTACGTCCGCGAGACGTTCCTCGAGACCGGGATCCTCTCCGCTGACGACCTCGTCCACGGCAGCCACGCGATCGCCCCGGCGTTCATCGAGGCGATGCTCGACCGGTCGCTGGACGCGATCGGCGTGGAGACGATCGACTGCTATTACGTCCACAACCCGGAGACACAACTCGCCGAACGGTCGCCCGAGGCGGTCTATGACGCCCTCGAGACCGCCTTCGAGCGCCTCGAACGGCGGCGGCTCGCGGGCGACATCGGCGGCTACGGCGTCGCGACCTGGGACGCCTTTCGCGTCCCGCCGGACCACGACGCGGCGCTCTCGCTGCCCGCGATCATCGAGCGCGCCGAGCGGGCAGCCGCGACGGTCGACGCCGACGCTCACGGCTTTCGCGCCGTACAGCTCCCGTTCAACGTCCGGATGGCCGACGCGTTCACGCGGGCGACGCAGCCGGCGCCGGGGAGCGATGGGACGGACGACGAGGCGACCATCGACGGAACGGACGAAGACGCGACGTCCAGCGGCGGATCGGCCGAGAACGAGCGGGACGAGACCGGGCGGTGGTCGCTGTTGGAGTGCGCTCACGAGGCCGGCATCGACGTCGTGACGAGCGCGAGCATCGGGCAAGGATCGCTGGCGGAACCGGGGGCGATCCCGGAGCCGATCGCCGACCGACTCGCGGGCGAGACGCCGGCACAGCGGGCGATCAACTTCGCGCGCAGCGCGCCCGGCGTGACGAGCGCGCTCGTCGGCGCTCGCGATCCTGACCACGTACGGGAGAACGTCGCAGCGGGCACGTTCGACCCGCTCGGCGCGAACGCGTTCGATGCCGTCTTCGAGTAG
- a CDS encoding HVO_0758 family zinc finger protein yields the protein MKSTRKGLRDGDLKKDTYERLTCAECDKVLKKENDPDEVFAVRVCPECGATYKELR from the coding sequence ATGAAGTCGACCCGGAAGGGCCTGCGCGACGGCGACCTGAAGAAGGACACCTACGAGCGGCTCACGTGTGCGGAGTGTGATAAGGTGCTCAAAAAGGAGAACGACCCCGACGAGGTGTTCGCGGTGAGGGTCTGTCCCGAGTGTGGCGCCACGTACAAGGAGCTCCGCTAG
- a CDS encoding glycosyltransferase family protein yields the protein MEYVQERVTTLHALRDRTPEAPTDRAAVVVPMTEREFGGLAVERVLGALETVDPARVVVPLRASPDRVESVREWLREFDLPTEIIWCDGPRLERLLADHGLDGQRGKGRDVWVGLGPALSEEYVVVHDADTLSYSPAYVARLLFPLTHGYAFSKGYYARIEDDRLYGRLFRLLFRPLVRALADAHDDPVIDYLASFRYALAGEFAATSDLVADLRVQRGWGLEIGTLGDAFEHGGFDGSAQVDLGRYEHDHRSVGGPTGLADMSDAVVDATLRILSDRGIEVDHDALADRYVAAARDLVRAYATDASFNAFEFDRNAELEQVDTYADAIGPPAADDRLPPWRDSPISVADLREAAAADLRTVATAGYQEVVEE from the coding sequence ATGGAGTACGTCCAGGAGCGCGTGACCACGCTGCACGCCCTGCGCGACCGGACGCCCGAGGCGCCGACCGACCGCGCCGCGGTCGTCGTCCCGATGACGGAACGGGAGTTCGGCGGGCTGGCGGTCGAGCGCGTCCTCGGCGCCCTCGAAACGGTCGATCCCGCCCGCGTCGTGGTCCCGCTTCGCGCCTCGCCGGACCGCGTCGAGTCCGTCCGGGAGTGGCTCCGGGAGTTCGACCTGCCGACCGAGATCATCTGGTGCGACGGCCCGCGGTTGGAACGGCTGTTGGCCGACCACGGCCTCGACGGTCAACGCGGGAAGGGACGCGACGTCTGGGTCGGGCTCGGCCCGGCGCTGTCCGAGGAGTACGTCGTCGTCCACGACGCCGACACGCTGAGCTACTCGCCGGCCTACGTCGCCCGGCTGCTGTTTCCGCTCACACACGGGTACGCGTTCTCGAAGGGGTACTACGCGCGGATCGAGGACGACCGCCTCTACGGCCGGCTCTTCCGCCTGCTGTTTCGCCCGCTCGTTCGCGCGCTCGCCGACGCTCACGACGATCCGGTGATCGATTACCTCGCGTCGTTCCGATACGCCCTCGCCGGGGAGTTCGCAGCGACGAGCGACCTCGTCGCCGACCTGCGGGTCCAACGCGGGTGGGGCCTCGAGATCGGCACCCTCGGCGACGCCTTCGAGCACGGCGGGTTCGATGGCTCCGCGCAGGTCGATCTCGGACGATACGAACACGACCACCGGTCCGTCGGCGGGCCGACCGGGCTCGCGGATATGAGCGACGCCGTCGTCGACGCCACGCTGCGGATCCTGAGCGACCGCGGGATCGAGGTCGATCACGACGCGCTCGCCGACCGGTACGTCGCCGCCGCGCGGGACCTCGTCCGGGCGTACGCGACGGACGCCTCGTTCAACGCGTTCGAGTTCGATCGCAACGCCGAGCTCGAACAGGTCGACACCTACGCCGACGCGATCGGTCCGCCGGCGGCCGACGACCGGCTTCCTCCGTGGCGGGACTCGCCGATCTCGGTCGCCGACCTCCGCGAGGCCGCGGCTGCAGACCTCCGGACGGTCGCGACTGCCGGCTACCAGGAGGTCGTCGAGGAATGA
- a CDS encoding DUF7109 family protein — MTDAPETDDPEAAASEAADSGTADSGTADSGTADSGTADSGTDDAGVAARDDLAGIVDLFGAMTRPELRRGLSELAFKRGVDVDDGTLRATIDAAVRGYHLVPVEGTDAGVDPADETFLVAGPAAFPSVPPNAEDLPHILDVPDRRLEREALGRTVRDRLATDVADAVASADRSRLEELLEVTYDLETWAPVDGDDLRGRIRATLDGLGEDADG, encoded by the coding sequence ATGACCGACGCTCCCGAGACTGACGATCCCGAGGCTGCGGCTTCCGAGGCTGCTGATTCTGGGACTGCTGATTCTGGGACTGCTGATTCTGGGACTGCTGATTCTGGGACTGCTGATTCTGGGACTGACGACGCCGGCGTCGCGGCTCGCGACGACCTCGCCGGGATCGTGGACCTCTTCGGCGCGATGACGCGCCCGGAGCTGCGGCGGGGGCTCTCCGAACTCGCCTTCAAGCGCGGCGTGGACGTCGACGACGGGACGCTCCGAGCGACGATCGACGCGGCCGTTCGCGGCTATCATCTCGTCCCGGTCGAGGGCACGGATGCCGGGGTGGACCCGGCCGACGAGACGTTCCTGGTGGCCGGCCCGGCGGCGTTTCCCTCGGTGCCGCCGAACGCCGAGGACCTCCCCCACATCCTCGACGTTCCCGATCGTCGGCTCGAGCGCGAGGCACTCGGTCGGACGGTGCGGGACCGTCTGGCGACGGACGTCGCTGACGCCGTCGCCTCGGCCGACCGGTCACGGCTGGAGGAGCTCCTGGAGGTCACCTACGACCTCGAGACGTGGGCACCGGTGGACGGGGACGACCTCCGCGGCCGTATCCGCGCGACGCTCGACGGACTCGGCGAGGATGCCGACGGCTGA
- a CDS encoding NUDIX hydrolase, with amino-acid sequence MDLSALDRHTPRGAAGATREAAVLAPVLHRNDEPYLLFTKRADHLGEHPGQMSFPGGGREPVDGTLRDTALREADEEIGLAAEEVDVVGRLDDITTVTDYAVRPFVATIVDREYVPDEREVAEIAVLAVDDLTDPANYESERRETDYGSLRIHYFRVDGYTVWGATGRMVAQLLELTTDWRIPEQPDRVVDPDADVSP; translated from the coding sequence ATGGACCTGTCGGCACTCGACCGACACACGCCACGGGGCGCCGCCGGGGCGACGCGGGAGGCCGCGGTGCTCGCCCCCGTCCTCCACCGAAACGACGAGCCCTACCTCCTGTTCACGAAGCGGGCGGACCACCTCGGGGAACACCCTGGACAGATGAGCTTCCCGGGCGGGGGCCGCGAGCCCGTCGACGGGACGCTCCGGGACACTGCCCTCCGGGAGGCCGACGAGGAGATCGGCCTCGCCGCCGAGGAGGTCGACGTCGTCGGTCGGCTCGACGACATCACGACCGTCACCGACTACGCGGTTCGCCCCTTCGTCGCGACGATCGTCGACCGGGAGTACGTCCCCGACGAGCGCGAGGTGGCCGAGATCGCGGTCCTCGCCGTCGACGACCTGACCGATCCGGCGAACTACGAGTCGGAACGCCGTGAAACCGACTACGGGAGCCTCCGGATCCACTACTTCCGCGTCGACGGCTACACGGTCTGGGGGGCGACCGGCCGGATGGTCGCCCAGCTGCTCGAGCTCACGACCGACTGGCGGATCCCCGAGCAGCCGGACCGCGTCGTCGACCCGGACGCGGACGTCTCGCCGTGA
- a CDS encoding endonuclease III domain-containing protein, whose translation MAEEPDRNISGGASGGGTPASFEPGDEASRAEAIVDELGDLYWQKEYGGRDGFECLVRTILSQNTSDVASQPAHDDLVNRYGPPEELAETLTDADRDDLAETISAAGLYNRKSKVIQEAARWALEEFGSTAAFDAFVAESDPDEVRETLLSVSGVGPKTADCVLLFAGGRGGVFPVDTHVHRIARRMGIAPPDADHEAVREAIEAAVPAEKCGFGHTAMIQFGRDYCTARKPACLDGPKACPLYDRCDRVGIDEVDGGVRDPADAVEG comes from the coding sequence ATGGCCGAGGAACCCGACCGAAACATCAGCGGCGGCGCCTCCGGCGGCGGCACGCCGGCGAGCTTCGAGCCGGGCGACGAAGCGTCCCGCGCGGAGGCGATCGTCGACGAGCTGGGCGACCTGTACTGGCAGAAGGAGTACGGCGGGCGGGACGGCTTCGAGTGCCTCGTCCGGACGATCCTCTCACAGAACACCTCGGACGTCGCGAGCCAGCCGGCCCACGACGACCTGGTGAACCGATACGGTCCGCCCGAGGAGTTGGCCGAGACGCTGACCGATGCCGATCGGGACGATCTCGCCGAGACGATCTCGGCCGCCGGGCTGTACAACCGGAAGTCGAAGGTCATCCAGGAGGCCGCACGGTGGGCGCTCGAGGAGTTCGGCTCGACCGCCGCCTTCGACGCGTTCGTCGCCGAGAGCGACCCCGACGAGGTACGCGAGACGCTGTTGTCCGTCTCCGGCGTCGGTCCGAAGACCGCCGACTGCGTCCTGCTGTTCGCGGGCGGACGCGGCGGAGTCTTCCCCGTCGACACTCACGTTCACCGGATCGCGCGGCGGATGGGGATCGCGCCGCCGGACGCCGACCACGAGGCGGTTCGGGAGGCGATCGAGGCCGCGGTCCCGGCCGAGAAGTGCGGCTTCGGACACACCGCGATGATCCAGTTCGGACGCGATTACTGCACTGCACGCAAGCCCGCGTGTCTGGACGGTCCGAAGGCGTGTCCGCTCTACGACCGCTGTGACCGGGTCGGGATCGACGAGGTGGACGGTGGGGTCCGGGACCCCGCCGACGCCGTCGAGGGGTAG
- a CDS encoding DUF371 domain-containing protein, translated as MTELVETIAARGHDNVRAEHASTFEVTTDDWLTPAGDCILAVEADATPRKFGPAFKEACRSHEATITATLTVEGPDRIHEETVVGSGHPDLTLVDDRSAVARTSTYVDDRTVMVDADRAAADFDRDLVAALADGAPCTLRLAVEA; from the coding sequence ATGACCGAGCTCGTCGAGACCATCGCGGCGCGCGGCCACGACAACGTCCGGGCCGAGCACGCGAGCACCTTCGAGGTGACCACCGACGACTGGCTCACGCCCGCCGGCGACTGCATCCTCGCTGTCGAGGCAGACGCAACGCCCCGGAAGTTCGGTCCCGCGTTCAAGGAGGCCTGTCGAAGCCACGAAGCGACGATCACGGCGACGCTGACCGTCGAAGGTCCCGACCGGATCCACGAGGAGACCGTCGTCGGGTCGGGCCATCCGGACCTCACGCTGGTCGACGACCGATCGGCAGTCGCGCGAACGAGCACGTACGTGGACGACCGGACGGTGATGGTCGACGCGGACAGGGCTGCTGCCGACTTCGACCGGGATCTCGTCGCGGCGCTCGCGGACGGCGCGCCGTGTACCCTCCGGCTCGCGGTCGAGGCCTGA
- a CDS encoding coiled-coil protein — protein sequence MVTKQEVIEQYEIEALAESDNVDLSEDELENGSKGQLIKRAGQLRDRRNELNQMASERASKRDDLNAKTREKVDEAQEHREKRDELNEQVQEHKESRNELNAEANELFDEVEELKEDLELDEGKSIEELEEEIEDLEFRQQTEVLSAEDERELIEKIEDKREQLAEKKDKVQDTGELEDLIEEAEEVRSEASKHHQKVTELADKAQEHHNQMIEAYREADDIRDEADEMHELFVEAQEAADRHHEDFVRVQKRLRELDKQEEEERKDERAEKREEEKAEAEEIYQKFKEGETLDTEDLMKLQKTGLL from the coding sequence ATGGTAACGAAACAGGAAGTCATCGAACAGTACGAAATCGAAGCGCTTGCAGAATCGGACAACGTCGACCTTTCGGAGGACGAACTCGAGAACGGCTCGAAGGGACAGCTCATCAAACGCGCGGGGCAACTGCGCGACCGACGGAACGAGCTGAACCAGATGGCCTCCGAGCGTGCCTCGAAACGCGACGACCTCAACGCGAAGACACGCGAGAAGGTCGACGAGGCCCAGGAACACCGCGAGAAGCGTGACGAGCTCAACGAGCAGGTCCAGGAGCACAAGGAGAGCCGCAACGAGCTCAACGCCGAGGCCAACGAGCTGTTCGACGAGGTCGAGGAGCTGAAGGAGGACCTCGAGCTCGACGAGGGCAAGTCCATCGAGGAGCTCGAGGAGGAGATCGAGGATCTCGAGTTCCGCCAGCAGACCGAGGTGCTCTCGGCCGAGGACGAACGCGAACTCATCGAGAAGATCGAGGACAAGCGCGAGCAGCTCGCCGAGAAGAAGGACAAGGTGCAGGACACCGGCGAACTCGAGGACCTCATCGAGGAGGCGGAAGAGGTCCGTTCGGAGGCCTCCAAACACCACCAGAAGGTCACCGAGCTCGCGGACAAGGCCCAGGAGCACCACAACCAGATGATCGAGGCCTACCGCGAGGCCGACGACATCCGCGACGAGGCCGACGAGATGCACGAGCTCTTCGTGGAGGCCCAGGAGGCGGCCGACCGCCACCACGAGGACTTCGTCCGCGTCCAGAAGCGCCTGCGCGAGCTCGACAAGCAGGAGGAGGAGGAGCGCAAGGACGAGCGCGCCGAGAAGCGCGAGGAGGAGAAGGCCGAGGCCGAGGAGATCTACCAGAAGTTCAAGGAGGGCGAGACCCTCGACACCGAGGACCTGATGAAGCTCCAGAAGACGGGGCTGCTCTAG
- the sppA gene encoding signal peptide peptidase SppA: protein MEIHNETLRGTLTLVAAVLAAAVGVAVGWIAFLEIPTTGPELAGVLLTIVLAAAAGKVGVSAVTNALAGYDVAEVTVEGPITRDGGRPSPVAAAAGATADEIVETIDRADDDPAVDALLLTLDTPGGEVLPSDDIRRAAERFDGVTIAHARDVCASGGYWIAAGCEEVWAHEASLVGSIGVRGSRPNAAELADKLGIRYEEFAAGRFKEAGNPLSETDDAEREYLQGIVDDLYGQFVATVSEGRDLDPDAVRETEARVFLGPDARDRGLVDDLGTSEDVADRLAERLDRDRAVEIREFEPRRGLTDRIGVGIRSVAYAFGSGIAGVVADSDSADLDLRAR from the coding sequence ATGGAAATCCACAACGAGACGCTTCGAGGCACCCTGACCCTCGTCGCCGCGGTCCTCGCGGCCGCGGTCGGGGTCGCCGTCGGCTGGATCGCCTTCCTCGAGATCCCGACGACCGGGCCGGAGCTCGCGGGAGTTCTCCTGACGATCGTTCTCGCCGCCGCGGCGGGAAAGGTCGGCGTCTCGGCCGTCACGAACGCCCTCGCGGGGTACGACGTCGCCGAGGTGACCGTCGAGGGGCCGATCACTCGTGACGGCGGGCGTCCCTCGCCGGTCGCCGCGGCGGCCGGCGCGACCGCCGACGAGATCGTCGAGACGATCGACCGCGCCGACGACGACCCGGCGGTCGACGCGCTGTTGCTCACGCTCGATACGCCGGGCGGCGAGGTGCTGCCGAGCGACGACATCCGGCGCGCGGCCGAGCGGTTCGACGGAGTCACGATCGCCCACGCGCGGGACGTCTGTGCCTCCGGCGGCTACTGGATCGCCGCCGGCTGCGAGGAGGTGTGGGCCCACGAGGCGAGCCTCGTCGGCTCGATCGGCGTTCGCGGCTCGCGGCCCAACGCGGCGGAACTGGCCGACAAGCTGGGGATCCGATACGAGGAGTTCGCGGCCGGCCGGTTCAAGGAGGCCGGCAACCCGCTCTCGGAGACCGACGACGCCGAGCGCGAGTACCTCCAGGGGATCGTCGACGACCTCTACGGGCAGTTCGTCGCGACGGTGAGCGAGGGCCGTGACCTCGATCCCGACGCCGTCCGCGAGACCGAGGCCCGCGTCTTCCTCGGTCCGGACGCCCGCGATCGGGGATTGGTGGACGACCTCGGCACGAGCGAGGACGTCGCGGACCGGCTCGCCGAGCGGCTCGACCGCGATCGGGCGGTCGAGATTCGGGAGTTCGAACCCCGGCGGGGGCTCACCGACCGGATCGGAGTCGGCATCCGCTCGGTCGCGTACGCGTTCGGCTCCGGGATCGCCGGCGTGGTCGCCGACTCCGACTCCGCCGACCTCGACCTTCGGGCGCGGTGA
- a CDS encoding DUF373 family protein: MTSLVCCVDRSGEVARKTTVPMPVSGWEAVRSLVTEIGLADPEDASVNCILEALRVARELRDGREEAVVAVVSGRTDSRVGADRSIAAQIDELVERHDPESAIVVVDSAEDERVLPIVESRLPVDSVDRVVVRQAHDLESSYYLLKQFLADEELRSTVLVPVGIGLLVVPSLLFWFSPEVAVAGLTGLLGTALLYKGLAIDEYLAGVPDRVRAALYAGQVSIVTYVVAAGLSLVGIFLGALSISELPGSQPLVVEAIQLVYAAVPWLAGAALTAATGRLLDELIRDEGIRSHFLNLPFVAVAVGLVVRGFAGYFLEQERLLSPLSAGGVVVSPTQRLALFIVGGVVVSLLGVAVAADMGGDRLEDVIDAEEDDRGRET, encoded by the coding sequence GTGACGTCGTTGGTCTGTTGTGTGGACCGATCGGGTGAGGTGGCCCGGAAGACGACGGTTCCGATGCCGGTCTCCGGGTGGGAGGCCGTCCGCTCGTTGGTCACGGAGATCGGCCTCGCGGACCCCGAGGACGCGAGCGTCAACTGCATCCTTGAGGCGCTTCGCGTGGCCCGCGAGCTTCGGGACGGCCGCGAGGAGGCGGTCGTCGCCGTGGTCTCCGGGCGTACCGACTCCCGGGTCGGCGCGGACCGGTCCATCGCCGCCCAGATCGACGAGCTCGTCGAGCGCCACGACCCCGAGTCGGCGATCGTCGTCGTCGACTCGGCCGAGGACGAGCGCGTCCTCCCCATCGTCGAATCGCGGCTTCCGGTCGACTCCGTCGACCGCGTGGTCGTCCGACAGGCCCACGACCTGGAATCGTCGTATTACCTCCTCAAACAGTTCCTCGCCGACGAGGAGCTCCGGTCGACGGTGCTGGTTCCGGTCGGCATCGGGCTGCTCGTGGTCCCGTCGCTGCTGTTCTGGTTCTCCCCGGAGGTCGCCGTCGCCGGGCTCACCGGACTGCTCGGGACCGCGCTTCTTTATAAAGGGCTCGCGATCGACGAGTACCTCGCCGGCGTTCCCGACCGCGTCCGGGCGGCGCTGTACGCCGGTCAGGTGTCGATCGTGACCTACGTCGTCGCGGCCGGACTCTCGCTCGTCGGGATCTTCCTCGGCGCGCTCTCGATCTCGGAGCTGCCCGGATCCCAACCGCTCGTGGTCGAGGCGATCCAGCTCGTATACGCCGCGGTTCCGTGGCTCGCGGGCGCGGCGCTCACCGCCGCGACCGGGCGGCTCCTCGACGAGCTCATCCGCGACGAGGGGATCCGGAGCCACTTTCTGAACCTTCCGTTCGTCGCGGTCGCGGTCGGACTCGTGGTTCGCGGATTCGCCGGCTACTTCCTCGAGCAGGAACGGCTGCTGTCGCCGCTGTCCGCCGGCGGGGTCGTCGTCTCGCCGACGCAGCGGCTGGCGCTGTTCATCGTCGGCGGGGTCGTCGTCTCGCTGCTCGGCGTCGCGGTCGCGGCGGACATGGGCGGCGACCGCCTCGAGGACGTTATCGACGCCGAGGAGGACGACCGCGGCCGCGAGACCTGA